A single region of the Podospora pseudopauciseta strain CBS 411.78 chromosome 1, whole genome shotgun sequence genome encodes:
- a CDS encoding hypothetical protein (EggNog:ENOG503NWT2; COG:Q) → MGSNSTNNFNAASLFSVEGMVAVITGGGTGIGLTMAQALAANGASKIYLLGRRKSVLDTAALQNPSVFVPIQCDVTSASSLQSAVDIITEQSGFVNLFVANSGVLGPTNGFDPSMSLSEIRQKMFDEKTMSAMTDCLNVNVTGAFFSIVAFLELLDMGNKNAVEGKGSKVFGRRDKQGSDVPSVQSQVIVTSSIAAFSRHPASKPAYAASKAAVLHLAKQASSNLARFGIRVNALAPGLFPSELASGLIGSRDPGTESSDDPRFIPARRFGGEEEMAGTILYLASRAGSYCNGMVLVNDGGRLAVMLGSY, encoded by the exons ATGGGAtccaacagcaccaacaacTTCAACGCCGCCTCGCTCTTCAGCGTGGAGGGTATGGTCGCCGTCATCACCGGCGGCGGAACTG GCATCGGTCTCACTATGGCCCAAGCCCTCGCCGCCAACGGCGCCTCCAAGATctacctcctcggccgccgtAAATCCGTCCTCGACACCGCCGCCCTTCAGAACCCCTCCGTCTTCGTTCCCATCCAATGCGACGTCACCTCTGCGTCATCCCTCCAGTCCGCAGTCGATATCATTACTGAGCAGTCCGGATTCGTCAACCTCTTCGTTGCCAACTCCGGCGTGCTTGGACCCACTAACGGGTTTGACCCCTCCATGTCCCTGTCGGAGATTCGGCAGAAGATGTTCGATGAGAAGACAATGAGCGCAATGACGGATTGTTTGAATGTTAACGTTACGGGTGCGTTTTTCAGCATTGTGGCGTTTTTGGAACTCTTGGACATGGGGAATAAGAATGCGGttgaagggaagggaagtaAGGTCTTTGGACGGAGGGATAAGCAGGGGAGTGATGTGCCGAGTGTGCAGAGTCAAGTTATTGTTACTAGTAGCATTGCTGCTTTCAGTCGTCACCCAGCGTCCAAGCCGGCATACGCGGCGAGTAAGGCGGCGGTTTTGCACCTTGCCAAGCAGGCCAGCTCGAATTTGGCGAGGTTTGGGATTCGGGTGAATGCGCTTGCACCTGGAT TGTTCCCATCTGAGCTCGCGTCCGGGCTGATTGGAAGTCGAGACCCCGGCACTGAATCCAGCGACGACCCGCGGTTCATTCCCGCCAGAAGAtttggcggggaggaggagatggcgggCACGATATTGTATCTTGCCAGCCGCGCTGGAAGTTACTGCAACGGTATGGTGCTCGTGAACGATGGGGGCCGGTTGGCTGTCATGCTTGGGAGCTACTGA
- the PTR2_1 gene encoding peptide transporter ptr2 (EggNog:ENOG503NVVT; COG:E), producing MADTATTAIRASIGDIHRVSTKDVPQYGPLYDAIHDQVRETVNGLVLPTEEEKATLPPHCRQDAGFLLLPLRRRYGKTLIPFAISLYMLAIGAGKEVIAQDGPFQDYSCFVAQFKPNISPMVMDQSPHKVAHRVIVDPEASFNSVMLWFYLRINIGACFGVPTVYLAKIVGYWVAYLVPTIL from the exons ATGG CTGATACCGCCACCACGGCCATCCGGGCCTCGATCGGAGACATTCACAGAGTCAGCACCAAAGACGTACCCCAATACGGCCCCCTATATGATGCTATCCACGATCAGGTCAGAGAGACGGTCAATGGCCTCGTCTTGCCcaccgaggaggaaaaggcgaCCCTGCCCCCACATTGCAGGCAAGATGCCGGCTTCCTGTTACTACCTCTGCGCCGTCGA TATGGCAAGACGTTGATACCCTTTGCCATTTCTCTCTACATGTTGGCCATCGGCGCAGGTAAGGAAGTAATTGCACAAGATGGCCCATTTCAGGACTACTCATGTTTCGTAGCCCAGTTTAAGCCCAACATCTCCCCTATGGTCATGGACCAAAGTCCGCACAAAGTCGCACAT AGAGTCATTGTGGACCCTGAGGCTTCCTTCAACAGCGTCATGCTGTGGTTCTACCTTCGGATCAACATCGGCGCCTGCTTTGGTGTTCCCACCGTATACCTGGCCAAGATCGTCGGCTACTGGGTGGCCTACCTTGTCCCGACCATCTTGTAA
- a CDS encoding hypothetical protein (CAZy:GH18; EggNog:ENOG503NVAI; COG:G), producing the protein MRSLNAQQHIWLALFLFLAIVSVQFWSYAPKDRSSHSELTARQRLPVTGNDTTASRSTASSNNLEAFGQPPAGFARVLVDDPYTCGPGRPCSNGACCGPSGNCGYAPAYCGTGCLSNCDAKAPCGQYAKIPGTTCPLNACCSEHGFCGTTEEFCRPGCQSNCVLEPQPPGGSPKNASMDILIGYYESWSYRSKCNQKSPSDLPLTELTHLFYAFAFIEPRSYALTTMDDETSEDLWQLTVDAKKFNPSLKVYVAVGGWTFSDNDTVTQPLFGEIASTESNRQKFADGVVKFLNKYGFDGLDIDWEYPGAPDRGGKPEDTPNFVLLLKTLRSTFDASPRRLGITFTIPSSFWYLRWFDLPGLLQYADWANMMSYDLHGTWDRNNPIGAIAQAHTNLTEINLAAQLLWRVGVRPDQVVLGYGFYGRSFQLENPRCSTPGCPFSGGAKQGPCSKEAGILMYYEIQAILKQVPNIKPVFDRKAAVKYFTFDRDQWISYDDAETFKLKKEWANRIGFGGSMIWAVDTDDDKFSAMSGLVGYQVSHVDTSLNGVVALAQTSKNVAHSLQGENGQGCRVIKEYDCKPARDLRCLKGESLVGWDRDGCGKEDEGKPICCPEDTAPQKCVWRGSGNDGGIWGDCNGQCHAGEARVLNSRWGGGPEKDRESDPYVCARGNKVFCCEAGDWKTVIDGCYWTTCFGGGDCGTGFKELATKKGACPMSGEPKYCCPNDTPLHSCTWRGSAPECVDSNCKMQEDGKDLAEVQVDSHAGGSSWNLCSWGRKKSMCCQVSKRLPPPLVCDKTTCDLDPAACIDNDGEFDLITQRRGIVVLEKRTAPRKFSWWTTNGAEITQWSLAYVTGRALWRLAQQGFLDRYYDVHSQNCDNARVESRPIEEGGDLTLPPNLQVEHPLPLVAVARFAAVANHGQHWNPRRAGYIGRNGRPIGQLTPEGPQTRTPGIRAEFWQNVWNNANGLPAGLPPVTPNSSDIRRPVERLYEAIGSNRNPAPFTFLHAAVNAQKGRIEGYVRPMSEEILEEYLDNAQDGDETAVNRFLNPLRETRGVFQYVRDDQVVTQLDGAVSAIYQQLGLIERNVLEAQGLTAHWNEFYPHYFSQVSEFARTWAQDHIRAIREYYDEHPDTVYRDEVLKELKEIEDSIPDWKYKFED; encoded by the exons ATGCGCTCATTGAACGCACAGCAACACATATGGCTTGCTTTATTCCTCTTCCTGGCTATTGTCAGCGTTCAGTTCTGGAGCTACGCCCCAAAGGACCGGTCAAGTCATTCCGAACTGACAGCTCGACAACGTTTGCCCGTTACCGGCAACGACACCACAGCGTCACGCTCGACCGCTAGTTCCAACAATTTGGAAGCATTTGGACAGCCTCCCGCCGGCTTTGCACGAGTCCTCGTTGATGACCCCTATACATGTGGTCCTGGTCGGCCGTGCTCCAACGGAGCGTGTTGCGGTCCATCGGGAAACTGCGGTTACGCCCCTGCTTATTGCGGCACAGGATGTCTTTCGAATTGTGATGCGAAAGCCCCATGCGGGCAGTACGCAAAGATACCCGGAACCACTTGCCCTCTGAATGCTTGTTGCAGCGAGCATGGGTTCTGTGGGACGACAGAG GAGTTTTGTCGGCCTGGGTGTCAGTCAAATTGTGTTCTGGAACCGCAACCACCGGGCGGTTCTCCCAAGAATGCATCCATGGATATCT TAATCGGATACTATGAGTCTTGGAGTTACCGATCGAAATGCAATCAGAAATCCCCCAGCGATCTCCCTCTGACGGAGCTCACACACCTCTTCTACGCCTTTGCTTTCATCGAACCGCGGAGCTATGCACTTACCACCATGGACGACGAAACTAGCGAAGATCTGTGGCAGTTGACAGTCGACGCAAAGAAATTCAATCCAAGCCTCAAGGTATATGTGGCAGTCGGAGGCTGGACATTCTCAGACAATGACACGGTCACCCAACCACTCTTTGGTGAAATCGCTAGCACGGAATCGAACCGCCAAAAGTTTGCCGACGGCGTCGTCAAGTTTCTCAACAAATACGGATTCGACGGCTTAGACATCGACTGGGAATATCCGGGAGCCCCTGACAGAGGTGGCAAGCCCGAAGACACCCCAAActttgtgctgctgctgaagacCCTGCGGTCAACCTTTGATGCCTCCCCGCGCCGGCTGGGCATCACCTTCACCATCCCTTCCTCGTTCTGGTACCTCCGATGGTTCGACCTCCCCGGCCTACTCCAGTACGCCGACTGGGCCAACATGATGAGCTACGACCTTCACGGCACCTGGGACCGGAACAACCCCATCGGCGCCATCGCCCAGGCCCACACCAATCTCACCGAGATCAACCTCGCCGCCCAGCTTCTCTGGCGTGTAGGCGTCCGGCCCGACCAGGTAGTCCTCGGCTATGGCTTCTACGGGCGATCCTTCCAGCTCGAAAACCCCAGGTGCTCAACCCCGGGCTGCCCATTCAGCGGCGGCGCGAAACAAGGCCCGTGCTCCAAGGAGGCCGGGATCCTCATGTACTACGAGATCCAGGCCATCCTCAAGCAGGTTCCCAACATCAAGCCCGTGTTCGACCGCAAGGCGGCCGTcaagtattttacttttgaCAGGGATCAGTGGATCTCGTATGATGACGCCGAGACCTTTAAGCTGAAGAAGGAATGGGCCAACCGGATTGGTTTCGGTGGCAGCATGATCTGGGCTGTTGATACGGATGACGACAAGTTTTCTGCCATGAGTGGGCTGGTAGGGTATCAGGTCTCTCACGTGGACACCTCCTTGAACGGCGTTGTGGCGCTGGCGCAGACCTCCAAAAACGTTGCCCACAGCCTGCAAGGCGAGAACGGGCAGGGGTGCAGGGTCATCAAGGAATATGACTGCAAGCCGGCCCGAGACCTAAGATGTTTGAAGGGTGAGagtttggttggttgggataGAGATGGCTGT GGTAAGGAAGATGAAGGCAAGCCGATTTGCTGCCCCGAGGACACGGCACCTCAAAAGTGTGTGTGGCGTGGCAGCGGGAATGATGGAGGGATATGGGGTGACTGTAACGGTCAGTGTCATGCCGGCgaggcgagggtgttgaatTCGAGATG GGGCGGCGGGCCCGAAAAGGATCGAGAGTCCGACCCCTACGTCTGCGCCAGGGGCAACAAGGTGTTTTGCTGTGAGGCCGGTGATTGGAAAACAGTGATCGATGGGTGCTACTGGACCACGTG CTTCGGTGGGGGTGACTGTGGTACTGGCTTTAAAGAACTGGCTACCAAAAAGGGGGCTTGTCCTATGAGTGGTGAACCCA aaTACTGCTGCCCAAATGACACCCCTTTGCATTCGTGTACGTGGAGAGGTAGTGCCCCGGAGTGTGTAGATAGCAACTGCAAAATGCAAGAGGATGGTAAGGACTTGGCGGAGGTACAGGTGGATTCCCATGCGGGCGGCAGCTCGTGGAACCTTTGTAGCT GGGGTAGAAAAAAGTCCATGTGCTGTCAAGTCAGCAAGCGactaccaccaccgttgGTTTGTGATAAGACAACCTGCGACCTGGACCCTGCTGCCTGCATTGACAATGATGGGGAGTTTGACCTCATCACACAAAGGCGAGGCATTGTGGTTCTTGAAAAGCGAACCGCACCGAGAAAGTTCAGTTGGTGGACGACCAACGGAGCAGAGATCACCCAGTGGTCCCTTGCCTACGTCACTGGAAGGGCACTATGGAGGCTTGCTCAGCAGGGATTCTTGGATCGCTATTACGATGTACACTCACAAAACTGCGATAATGCAAGGGTCGAATCTCGACCCattgaggagggtggtgacttGACGTTGCCCCCTAACCTCCAAGTGGAACACCCACTGCCG CTTGTTGCAGTAGCCCGTTTTGCAGCAGTTGCCAACCACGGTCAACACTGGAATCCAAGACGCGCCGGATATATCGGCAGAAACGGTCGACCTATTGGGCAACTCACTCCCGAAGGACCGCAAACCAGGACGCCTGGCATAAGAGCCGAGTTCTGGCAGAACGTCTGGAATAACGCGAACGGGCTTCCGGCCGGCTTGCCTCCCGTTACACCCAACTCTTCGGATATAAGGCGGCCTGTTGAGCGCCTCTACGAGGCAATAGGATCCAACCGCAACCCGGCGCCATTCACCTTCCTCCACGCAGCCGTCAATGCACAAAAGGGGCGAATCGAGGGATATGTCCGTCCGATGTCTGAGGAAATACTTGAAGAGTATTTGGACAACGCTCAAGACGGCGACGAGACGGCGGTTAATCGCTTCCTCAATCCGCTGCGCGAAACTCGTGGCGTCTTCCAGTATGTGCGGGATGATCAAGTCGTGACACAGCTAGACGGTGCCGTGTCGGCCATCTATCAGCAGCTCGGCCTGATTGAACGGAATGTGTTGGAAGCGCAGGGGCTGACGGCTCATTGGAACGAGTTCTACCCGCACTACTTTTCCCAGGTGTCAGAATTTGCGCGGACATGGGCCCAAGACCATATTCGGGCGATCCGTGAGTACTACGACGAGCATCCAGATACTGTATATCGAGATGAAGTTCTaaaggagctcaaggagattgAAGATAGCATTCCGGATTGGAAGTACAAGTTTGAAGATTGA
- a CDS encoding hypothetical protein (COG:S; EggNog:ENOG503P2IF), giving the protein MSFAAVVIGNYVYIDGGEITQLENGSISNQGRKTINSTLSLDLTKSWITTDVTFKRIPKTGPIKSNVVLWKDSARNAFYSWGGNWPFELNKTKAELWRFNADGSGGGRWGLETPSNPELFNSLISAANIAYTTVNNTGYALGGRATKLTTVDRKDGDGNQAIPGMLTYNFDTREWTNETASTGFSPFPSIASASAQYVPTFGPSGLVFVLGGHLLDVDRDFPYANSPAQPFDNLTFFDPVAKKTYFQKATGDIPPSPRADFCLEGLQNPEGGYEMFLFGGVNRANSSTKYHDAYILSLPGFILSIGGMRTTDIEKDKAPQGLLLFDMAELRWMDVYDTTIGAYERHKNITAWYASGSMDKMQWSSEEVKGLFVKQEDGGGMCL; this is encoded by the exons ATGTCCTTTGCAGCGGTGGTAATTGGCAACTATGTGTACATCGACGGAGGGGAGATTACGCAGTTGGAGAACGGCTCAATCAGTAACCAAGGCCGGAAGACGA TCAACTCGACCCTCTCACTGGACTTGACAAAGTCCTGGATAACAACCGACGTTACCTTCAAGAGGATACCCAAAACAGGCCCTATTAAATCCAACGTGGTTCTCTGGAAGGACAGCGCGAGAAACGCCTTCTACTCATGGGGCGGCAACTGGCCATTCGAGCTCAACAAAACAAAGGCTGAGCTTTGGAGATTCAACGCCGATGGCAGCGGCGGTGGAAGATGGGGTCTTgaaaccccctccaacccggAACTCTTCAACAGCCTCATATCGGCCGCAAACATCGCCTACACGACAGTCAACAACACAGGCTACGCACTTGGCGGACGAGCCACCAAATTGACAACGGTTGATCGCAAAGACGGCGACGGAAACCAAGCCATACCTGGAATGCTCACGTACAACTTCGATACGAGAGAGTGGACAAACGAAACGGCAAGCACTGGCTTCAGCCCCTTTCCCAGCATCGCTAGCGCATCGGCACAATACGTCCCCACATTCGGTCCCAGCGGTCTTGTGTTTGTTTTAGGGGGCCACTTGCTCGATGTAGATCGCGACTTTCCCTACGCCAACTCTCCTGCGCAACCCTTTGACAACCTTACCTTCTTCGACCCAGTCGCGAAAAAGACTTACTTTCAAAAGGCAACGGGTGATATTCCCCCTTCACCGCGAGCTGATTTCTGTCTGGAGGGACTGCAGAACCCCGAGGGGGGGTATGAGAT GTTCCTCTTCGGCGGCGTCAACCGagccaacagcagcaccaaaTACCACGACGCGTACATCCTCAGCCTGCCCGGATTC ATTCTGAGCATCGGCGGCATGAGAACGACGGATATCGAAAAGGATAAGGCGCCGCAGGGGTTGCTGCTCTTCGACATGGCCGAGTTGAGGTGGATGGATGTTTATGATACTACGATTGGGGCGTATGAGCGTCATAAAAATATCACGGCGTGGTATGCCAGCGGGTCGATGGACAAGATGCAGTGGTCTTCTGAGGAGGTGAAAGGGTTGTTTGTGAAGCaggaggatgggggcggTATGTGTCTCTGA
- a CDS encoding hypothetical protein (EggNog:ENOG50KOG1205; COG:I; COG:Q), whose protein sequence is MSTAADKTIILITGANSGIGLETTVALSKSSPSYHLLLGSRSFQKGQAALSQIQADHGPTLLSLITPIEVDVTSTSTIEATKTYLESTFSRLDILIQNAGIIVHHPCTTLENLRLTFETNVFGPRVLTETLVPLLQKSTNPRVIYVSSEQGSITLRLDPEYPWRDAPGTEYRMSKAALNMLAACDRYGFRSWGGKVTSFNPGWCVTNLTGEEGRVMRERGGARSAEDPARALVEVVNGKRDKEAWEESGILDLDGGVRPW, encoded by the exons ATGTCCACCGCTGCCGACAAGACCATCATTCTCATCACCG GCGCCAACAGCGGCATCGGCCTCGAAACCACCGTCGccctctccaaatcctccccctcctaccatctcctcctcggctccCGCTCCTTTCAAAAGGGGCAAGCCGCCTTGTCCCAAATTCAAGCCGACCACggccccaccctcctctccctcatcacccccatcgAGGTGGACgtcacctccacctcaaccatCGAAGCCACCAAAACCTACCTGGAGTCCACCTTCTCCCGCCTCGACATCTTGATCCAAAACGCCGGCATAATCGTCCACCATCCCTGCACCACCCTCGAGAACCTCCGCCTCACCTTCGAAACCAACGTCTTCGGCCCCCGCGTCCTCACCGAGACCCTAGTCCCCCTTTTGCAGAAGTCCACGAACCCGAGGGTGATTTATGTGTCGTCCGAACAAGGGAGTATTACACTCAGATTGGACCCAGAGTACCCCTGGCGTGACGCCCCGGGCACGGAGTACAGGATGAGCAAAGCGGCCTTGAATATGCTGGCCGCGTGTGATAGGTATGGTTTTAGAAGttggggggggaaggtgacGAGTTTTAATCCGGGGTGGTGTGTGACGAATttgacgggggaggaggggagagttatgagggaaagggggggcgCGAGGAGTGCTGAGGATCCGGCGAGGGcgttggtggaggtggtgaatgGGAAGAGGGATAAAGAGGCATGGGAGGAGAGTGGAATTTTGGAtttggatgggggggttcGGCCTTGGTGA
- a CDS encoding hypothetical protein (EggNog:ENOG503P0PA; CAZy:CBM50; COG:G) gives MVISRSGSTANTLSWFVGLLSTFTIAIAQQFSDGLLGYHVYPGLSDQCAEALNTTITNCASFLATVAVDMPRLDSRSLETLCTATCRSSLSSVRGTIASRCRGNTDVLEIESIVYPATFVIDRFLYANTGRFCDQIYMDALSNGTASNGCSDCALGVVSRQLNSPFGYHPDFANDFRSKTSECGATGYTFTSPAPYAISTKPNTSPTDIPTCVSPYTVQAGDTCDSIAVARGVSTHSVVKAGGTDPDCTTLQVGVKLCLPEPCKLYRVQYDDTCERILASVTGLQAHDLLTWNPNINPLCTNLGSMAKKLICISPPGRTLDEVTRITTLPPTTTQPPETAVPRPTNAKAESHTRCGSWYEIQEGDYCQAISIRQAIPLQDFFFLNPSISNPDCLNLWLETSYCVKPVGDINMYSDYPYSTSPVYTLTSSNYVTTTASLVDRVPPIPTPIISLPLAPGSRTAADGCLGFVNHRVVVPQMDQSLQTDVPPLTNMINSCDYVLGAYEVHLDEFLSWNPSLVAVSPCYLQAGYRYCAAHRNATGECLFYDELTPNRQNNLLTFTSLYPCEDIALDHNITVSDLMTWNPWIGPSSSVCDTGIYANLPESSERPICVGTGTRSNTSSVTSAQRTTTTTARSTTPSLTTSDSPGAPTQTGIVAGCRKYYIAQAGDGCWAIASSNNINLDDFYGWNPAG, from the exons ATGGTCATTTCACGATCCGGATCGACTGCGAATACACTCAGCTGGTTCGTTGGTCTCCTGTCGACCTTTACCATTGCAATCGCTCAGCAATTCAGCGATGGGCTCCTCGGCTACCATGTCTACCCAGGGCTGAGTGACCAGTGTGCCGAAGCTTTGAACACAACCATCACAAATTGCGCAAGCTTTCTGGCCACGGTTGCTGTCGACATGCCCCGTCTTGACTCGAGGTCTCTTGAGACTCTGTGTACCGCGACATGCAGGTCCTCCCTGTCTTCCGTCCGAGGGACAATCGCCTCGCGCTGTCGAGGCAATACCGATGTCCTCGAGATAGAGTCAATCGTTTATCCTG CCACGTTCGTGATTGACAGGTTTCTCTATGC GAACACCGGCAGGTTCTGCGATCAGATCTATATGGACGCCCTCTCAAACGGCACGGCGTCTAATGGCTGCTCCGACTGCGCTTTGGGTGTTGTGAGTAGACAATTGAACTCGCCTTTTGGGTATCACCCCGATTTTGCGAACGACTTTCGTTCCAAAACGTCGGAGTGCGGTGCCACGGGTTATACCTTTACCTCGCCAGCACCATATGCCATCAGCACGAAGCCCAACACGAGCCCGACAGACATCCCAACATGCGTGTCGCCATACACCGTCCAAGCAGGAGATACGTGCGACTCGATTGCGGTGGCCAGGGGTGTCTCGACTCATAGCGTTGTCAAGGCCGGCGGTACGGATCCCGACTGCACTACCTTGCAGGTCGGCGTGAAGCTGTGCTTGCCAGAGCCGTGTAAACTCTATCGTGTTCAGTATGACGATACATGCGAGCGTATTCTGGCGTCTGTCACTGGTTTGCAAGCGCATGATCTTCTAACTTGgaaccccaacatcaacccacTCTGCACCAACCTGGGATCGATGGCGAAAAAGCTCATTTGCATCAG TCCCCCTGGCAGGACTTTAGACGAAGTTACCAGGATAACGACCCTGCCTCCAACCACTACGCAACCTCCTGAAACAGCCGTCCCTCGCCCAACAAACGCCAAAGCCGAGTCACACACCCGGTGTGGCAGCTGGTATGAAATTCAAGAAGGGGACTACTGCCAAGCCATCTCCATCCGCCAGgccatccccctccaagacttcttctttctcAACCCATCCATCAGCAATCCCGACTGCCTCAACCTCTGGCTCGAGACTTCCTACTGTGTCAAGCCAGTAGGCGACATCAACATGTACAGCGACTACCCTTATTCCACATCCCCGGTCTACACGCTCACTTCGTCCAACTACGTCACAACCACCGCTTCTCTGGTTGACAGGGTGCCGCCCATCCCCACTCCCATCATCTCGCTGCCTCTAGCACCTGGCTCGCGGACAGCAGCCGACGGCTGCCTTGGGTTTGTCAACCATCGGGTCGTCGTTCCACAGATGGATCAGTCCCTGCAGACGGATGTGCCCCCCTTGACAAACATGATCAACAGTTGTGACTACGTCCTAGGGGCGTATGAGGTCCACCTCGACGAGTTTCTGTCCTGGAATCCCAGTCTGGTGGCAGTGAGTCCTTGCTACCTGCAGGCTGGGTATAGGTATTGTGCTGCGCACCGAAACGCTACAGGCGAGTGCCTATTTTATGACGAGCTTACACCAAACCGACAGAACAATTTGCTAACATTTACGTCTC TCTACCCTTGCGAAGACATCGCCCTGGACCACAACATCACAGTGAGCGACCTCATGACCTGGAACCCCTGGATAGGACCAAGCTCGTCCGTCTGTGACACGGGCATATACGCCAATCTTCCCGAGTCTAGCGAGCGTCCGATCTGCGTGGGGACAGGGACAAGAAGCAACACCAGCTCTGTGACGTCAGCACaaaggacgacgacgacaacggcTAGAAGCACTACTCCTAGCCTCACAACCTCCGATAGTCCAGGCGCTCCTACGCAGACGGGAATCGTGGCGGGTTGCCGGAAGTACTACATCGCGCAGGCAGGAGATGGTTGTTGGGCCatcgccagcagcaacaacatcaatCTCGATGACTTTTATGGGTGGAATCCAGCAGGTTAG
- the PTR2_2 gene encoding peptide transporter ptr2 (EggNog:ENOG503NVVT; COG:E): MLPPLLWYLNPRLIKQAPGGSDLPNVFRVLGDCLRHGGMKSIGRSGFWEQGKPSVRTAAGSTKEYGYDDEFVNDVRRAFQACGIFAFTPIYTINDGALGAASNALTSSLVTYGLPNDLLDNLNSISIVVMVPLMNHVIYPILQKRGIYWGPISRMTFGFALCTIGSSGFAILQHYTYQGSPCGYNATTCAEILPKGSKTISDMSYLWHSIPIILTAILEIFVNVMAYGIAYSRSPKNMKGLVSSINLLMTGVAPIVGLLSAPAINDPNLVGVFATPTILGAVSTVVFYFTFRYIDREDFVLNTGDELGTGRQGPTVDTAGERIFQRCE, encoded by the exons ATGCTTCCCCCGCTCCTGTGGTACCTCAACCCGAGGCTCATCAAGCAGGCACCCGGCGGCTCTGATCTGCCCAACGTCTTCAGGGTGCTCGGCGACTGTCTTCGTCATGGTGGCATGAAAAGCATCGGCCGCAGCGGCTTTTGGGAACAGGGCAAGCCGAGTGTGCGCACTGCTGCTGGCAGCACAAAGGAGTACGGATACGATGACGAGTTTGTCAACGATGTTAGACGAGCCTTTCAGGCCTGCGGGATCTTTGCCTTTACGCCCATTTATACTATCAATGATGGCGCTCTTGGTGCGGCTTCCAATGCTCTGACGTCTAGTCTGGTTACCTATGGCTTGCCCAATGATTTGCTCGACAACCTGAACTCGATCAGTATTGTCGTTA TGGTCCCGCTCATGAACCACGTCATCTACCCCATTCTACAGAAGCGAGGCATCTACTGGGGCCCCATCAGCCGCATGACTTTTGGCTTCGCGCTGTGCACCATTGGCTCCTCGGGCTTTGCCATTCTGCAACATTACACCTACCAAGGGTCCCCTTGTGGTTACAACGCGACGACATGCGCCGAGATCCTCCCCAAGGGTTCGAAGACAATTTCCGATATGTCCTATCTGTGGCACAGCATACCCATTATCCTGACGGCCATCTTGGAGATCTTTGTCAATGTCATGGCTTATGGAATTGCGTACAGTCGGTCGCCCAAGAACATGAAGGGGCTTGTCTCGAGTATTAATCTGTTGATGACAGGTGTGGCTCCTATTGTCGGCTTGCTCTCCGCGCCAGCGATCAACGACCCAAATTTGGTGGGTGTGTTTGCCACGCCGACGATTCTAGGGGCGGTGTCGACTGTGGTGTTTTATTTTACGTTTAGGTATATTGACAGGGAGGATTTTGTGCTCAACACAGGAGATGAGCTGGGGACAGGGAGGCAGGGACCGACTGTGGACACTGCAGGCGAAAGAATTTTCCAGCGATGCGAATAA